In the Arachis stenosperma cultivar V10309 chromosome 8, arast.V10309.gnm1.PFL2, whole genome shotgun sequence genome, aaatttttttaaaaaatcttttacatttgattttttttattactatcCAACCctccaattttatcaaaattccTATACTACCCTTATTTCTTTTACCAAATCCTAACCCTACCCAATTATCCCTTTACCCCAAAGAAACCCTAGCCCCCTTTCTTTTCAGCAACACACACACACCCCTAACAGTAGCAGCTGGgaatgaaaggaaaaaaaaaagaaaggaagaggggaagaaggaAAGGGTGAGAGCAGAGGTGAAGGGAGACCAGTGAAGGGAAAAGAGAAGAGGGAGGCGGCGCAGTGGGTGTTACTGCCACCGTCGCCGCTGCTGTTGACATGAGAAGAGAGGGAGATCTGAGAGAGTTATATccgagagagagagaaaggagaagatgCAGCGGCGCTGGTGGGCCTCGTCGCCGCCGTCACCGCACTTGCCAAGTCGCCGTCGCGTAGTCGTCGCCGCCACCACGCTCTGCCGCAACCCCATCGAACTCGCCAAGCCGCCGTTGCACACCAGAGGAAAGAGAGATCGAGCAGTGACGCTGCCGTCGCTGTTGGGGTTGTCGTGGTGGTTGCCGTCGTCACTGAAGGAGCTCGTCGCTGAGCTGCTGGGTCGCCGCCGGAGGAGAACTCGTCGAAAAGTTGCTGTCCTATCCAGCCGTGCTTTCTCCTCCATTCTTCCTCCACTGGTTCCGCCATTATCCTTGCCCTTTGAAAACGTCGTAGGAAGGGTTTCACACCTCTTCCAGTTCTGTTTCACCACCGTTCTAGCCTGGTTAGTGGTTGTTCTGTTTTGTTTCCGTTTCCACTACTGTTTTACCACAGTTGTTGATGTCGTCGTTGTTGCTTTGCTTTTAGCCGTTCGTCACTTCTGTTCGGTTGTGCCTTTGTTCGCTGTTTTGCTTGCCTATTGGAGCTTTTGCTGCCTCCGTCCAAATTTTTCGCTCTTTCGTACCCTTTAGTTTGGTACCCCGGGTTTGATATCTTCAGTTCTTTGAGACTAAGTTGTGAGTAGGCTttacatttataattatttGGCTTTACatctataattattttgatatatgCTGCTTGAAATTATGACTATACTTACAAGTTATTAACAAAggatttgaatttgattttaataatggatttattataaataaatattatttttgtgaaattcgAATTTTTAATCTGCACATGAGACTATATATATGTTTGATGaagttttgtattattttagaatattcGATTTTATTGAATATGTGCTTTTGAAACATTAAAGTATTGTGAATACTCACTCATatactatgagtttgtaaagTATATTTGACATTTTATATGATTGAAAAGGATTTTTGATAAGAaagtattatttgatttgatttgatacTGTATATATTTGAAAGATCAAAGATTGGttgtatttgaaattatatgttttgaattggtttgggaGGCTCGTATTAGAAAACCGTAGTTAACGGCGGTTATGACGTTAACCTAGATGCATCTGGCTCAGACCTCAGCTAGCAGGGGCGTTGCTAGCCTAACGTGTAGGCCACACGTTGGATCTGTTATTCCGTACGGACACACTAGAGGAAAGGGCTACCCTTAGAGGTGGAGCCGCTCAAGTGTGGACTATTTGATTTGACTTCTGTATGAGAACTCCCTTATTGATTcacttatttatataaattattattttctaactaaaattattttcataataATGTTTAGATGGTCTCATGTGAATTATAGATGTACTGTCTAGTCACTGAGTTGCAAAACTCacccctttttaaaaaaatatttttcaggaATAAGTATTTGATTATGTGAACCTTTCTATTCAAGAGTAATGATCTGCAATGGGTTCTATTCCTTGTTGAGTTCTTAGACGTCATCTGTTCCATATGTCACAGGCAGGATccatttatatttatttatttgatttttgttaaattatgtAAATTATTCATTCTAGAAAGtgtaaatttatcaaaaaattatttgtaacttttttatttatcttatattcGAATCTGTTAGGCTTGCTAGGGAACTCTTTTTCCTGAGCGCCAGTCATTGCTCATTTTGGGCTGTGACagagtggtatcagagcttagGTTTAATCTGTGTAATATGGAGCAAGTGTCATATGGTAGGATCACAATTGTATAAATAGAAGCGCGCCTATTTGTACACATTGTGACACTATCAAAGGCCTATAGAAATGTCCTCTTTGTCCTCTGTCATTGTTGTCTTCTGATTAATGTGATCATGCGTCCTCTGCCGCTTTTTACTGCTTCTCTCCTTTTGTACCCAATCTTGACTTATCCTTTGGTAGATTTTCTCGAACGTATTTTTGCAATGGTTTCAGCTTTTGTTCCGGCTCGCGATTTCTCTCGTAGCTAGTTTTAATTTTCTCCAATTTTTTGAATGTGTGCTGTAATCTTTTTCTTCGTGTTATTCTCTATGGTTCCTAATGTCAATAATTTGTGAATTACTTAGAAGATTTGATCTATGTTTGTTGTGAATTACCATCTGATTCCTTTATaaaattgcatttgaatttgtGGATTGCATGGATTTGTTGAGTTACTAATCGTACTGCTACATCTTCTCTTCCCACCATCGCTGTAGCTATGTAAAGtctctctcttttagttttgtgTGCTTCTCTCCATTTGTTGATTTCTGATTAATTACTTATTGGATATTGATTTCTTGTTCTACTCAGGATATGtattcttagtttaattttcaaaattctatcttttttttttatattagttatgCTATTTTGCCTCTTTATGAAGTTAAAATACAGTGTGTGATTAACCTTGATTTATAGAGCTTTGATTTGCGTGTGTATGATTAAACCTTGTTACTTTATGTAAGGATGAACTAATTAACATTCTAGAATCTTAATTTGCTTGTcatttgaatttaattaaagGTAAATAGGAGATAATAAGATAGAccttagtttatttatttattttttttcttcttgctATTTGGGTTCGCTAAACCATCTTCATTAAACACAATGTAATAGTTCCTTCACTGCCTTGTATGTAATTGTTTGTTCTTGATTTATCTTTTGTTCCTTTTTGGATCTTGGACATTCGACATTTCAAATGCA is a window encoding:
- the LOC130944685 gene encoding uncharacterized protein LOC130944685 isoform X2, with the translated sequence MQRRWWASSPPSPHLPSRRRVVVAATTLCRNPIELAKPPLHTRGKRDRAVTLPSLLGLSWWLPSSLKELVAELLGRRRRRTRRKVAVLSSRAFSSILPPLVPPLSLPFENVVGRVSHLFQFCFTTVLACRSSLLFGCAFVRCFACLLELLLPPSKFFALSYPLVWYPGFDIFSSLRLS
- the LOC130944685 gene encoding uncharacterized protein LOC130944685 isoform X1, producing the protein MQRRWWASSPPSPHLPSRRRVVVAATTLCRNPIELAKPPLHTRGKRDRAVTLPSLLGLSWWLPSSLKELVAELLGRRRRRTRRKVAVLSSRAFSSILPPLVPPLSLPFENVVGRVSHLFQFCFTTVLACRSSLLFGCAFVRCFACLLELLLPPSKFFALSYPLVWYPGFDIFSSLRLSCE